Proteins encoded together in one Pantoea sp. CCBC3-3-1 window:
- a CDS encoding serine protease produces the protein MKIKTIISGSGIILCLLIPFSGTARAENIKFSDSAIKAEGHCNPGDDIHTLFPSGYSLPSVVMIYVNDSSGKPVDWGTGTFISPDKILTAGHVAYNMQQYQKKGKKVYITAGLHEPEPGTAYEIKSIAIHPEMNLDTSDHDIAVITTTKNYPTRTYPITEITADLPDAFFGSVSYPSGLIEKIGKFNQYTARFKIDGHLYSSAVALTKCLTYGGESGAALIGYQNDSPLNGKIVGVLSSGSGDHPGDPTTLTYYTTLSGSNYKFITDNL, from the coding sequence ATGAAAATTAAAACTATTATTTCAGGCTCGGGTATTATTTTATGCTTACTGATCCCTTTTAGCGGAACGGCTCGCGCCGAGAATATAAAATTTTCAGATTCAGCTATCAAAGCAGAAGGCCACTGTAATCCAGGAGATGATATTCATACCTTATTCCCCTCTGGTTACAGTCTTCCCTCGGTAGTTATGATCTACGTCAATGATTCCTCTGGTAAACCCGTAGACTGGGGAACGGGAACGTTTATTAGCCCTGACAAAATACTGACCGCAGGGCATGTTGCATATAATATGCAGCAGTATCAAAAAAAAGGTAAAAAGGTTTACATCACGGCCGGACTCCATGAACCCGAACCTGGAACTGCCTATGAGATTAAAAGTATCGCCATACATCCAGAGATGAATTTAGACACTTCCGATCATGACATTGCAGTGATAACGACAACCAAAAATTATCCCACTCGAACTTATCCAATTACAGAGATTACAGCAGACCTTCCTGATGCTTTTTTTGGTAGTGTGAGCTATCCGAGTGGATTAATAGAAAAAATTGGGAAGTTTAACCAATATACAGCTCGCTTTAAAATTGATGGGCATCTGTACTCATCTGCTGTTGCTTTGACTAAATGCCTTACTTATGGAGGGGAATCGGGAGCTGCACTAATTGGTTATCAAAATGATAGTCCTCTTAATGGAAAGATAGTGGGGGTTTTATCAAGTGGTTCTGGAGATCATCCAGGTGATCCGACAACCTTGACTTATTACACCACACTGAGCGGCAGTAATTATAAATTTATTACTGATAACTTATAG
- a CDS encoding YhcH/YjgK/YiaL family protein, with translation MITGHLTTLPLATLPHLLSNLPARPGYQLAILQAHDDGKIQPVGEAGFCTIGVAQTAPSESPHTEFHRQYLDIQVVLEEEKR, from the coding sequence ATGATCACCGGGCATTTAACGACGCTGCCGCTGGCAACCTTGCCACATCTGCTTAGCAATCTGCCGGCAAGGCCAGGGTACCAGCTTGCCATATTACAAGCGCATGATGACGGCAAAATCCAGCCGGTCGGTGAAGCAGGGTTCTGCACAATCGGCGTGGCGCAGACCGCGCCCTCAGAAAGCCCCCATACGGAATTTCACCGCCAGTACCTGGATATTCAGGTGGTGCTGGAAGAGGAAAAGCGATGA
- a CDS encoding sodium:solute symporter family protein produces the protein MKEFSNQGTLIIIVMVVGYILFTTWLTFRLRSKSSGDFMEGARSMPAFIVGIMLMSEYIGAKSTVGTAQAAFEDGFAASWSVIGAAIGFPIFGLLLVKRIYNTGKITISGAIAEKYGSTTKNIISLIMIYALLLVNVGNYVSGAAAISTVLKVNLPVAAFITAIVSTFYFAFGGMKGMAWVTMLHSALKYIGILIILGVALKMTGGITPMVQKMPDFYWTWDGHVGASTIMAWLIGTIGSIFCTQFVIQAISSTKSPAAARRATWVAFFFCLPIGLAIALIGVAAKYLHPEINSLYALPVFLQDMNPWLAGIVTTSLVASIFVSVGTVALAIASLIVKDFYVPYRHPTPEREFKMTRLLSLAIGFAPLIFVLFVPEVLKLSFFTRAIRLSISVVAIIAFYLPMFKSARGANWGLIGACVMTSVWFVLGDPFGINNMYIALITPAVIMVIDHLIPRRVTVKETENTLQKSGA, from the coding sequence ATGAAAGAGTTTTCCAACCAGGGCACGCTGATCATTATTGTAATGGTCGTGGGCTACATTTTGTTTACTACCTGGCTAACGTTCCGGTTAAGAAGTAAAAGCTCCGGCGATTTTATGGAAGGTGCGCGCTCCATGCCGGCCTTTATCGTTGGGATAATGCTGATGTCGGAATATATCGGTGCCAAATCTACCGTGGGTACCGCCCAGGCGGCGTTTGAAGACGGTTTTGCCGCCTCGTGGTCGGTAATTGGTGCCGCTATCGGCTTCCCGATTTTCGGCCTGCTGCTGGTAAAACGCATTTATAACACCGGAAAAATCACCATTTCTGGCGCAATTGCCGAGAAGTACGGTAGCACCACGAAAAACATCATCTCCCTTATCATGATTTACGCCCTGCTACTGGTGAACGTCGGTAACTACGTCAGCGGCGCGGCAGCGATTTCCACCGTGCTGAAAGTAAACCTGCCGGTGGCCGCTTTTATTACCGCTATCGTCAGCACGTTCTATTTTGCTTTTGGCGGCATGAAAGGAATGGCATGGGTGACCATGCTGCACAGTGCGCTGAAATATATTGGCATTCTGATTATTCTTGGTGTGGCGCTGAAAATGACCGGCGGCATTACGCCAATGGTGCAAAAAATGCCGGATTTCTACTGGACGTGGGACGGTCATGTCGGTGCCAGCACCATTATGGCCTGGCTGATCGGCACGATCGGGTCGATCTTCTGTACCCAGTTCGTGATTCAGGCGATCTCCTCGACAAAAAGCCCGGCAGCCGCGCGCCGTGCCACTTGGGTGGCGTTCTTTTTCTGCCTGCCGATTGGCCTCGCGATTGCGCTAATTGGCGTGGCGGCCAAGTACCTTCATCCTGAAATCAACAGCCTGTATGCGCTGCCGGTATTCTTGCAGGATATGAATCCGTGGCTGGCGGGCATCGTGACGACTTCGCTGGTGGCTTCGATCTTTGTCAGCGTCGGCACCGTCGCGCTGGCCATTGCGTCATTGATCGTGAAAGATTTTTACGTGCCGTATCGTCATCCTACACCGGAGCGCGAATTTAAAATGACGCGTCTGCTGTCGCTGGCGATTGGCTTTGCGCCGCTGATTTTTGTGCTGTTCGTCCCGGAAGTGCTGAAGCTGTCGTTTTTTACGCGCGCCATTCGTCTTTCGATTTCCGTGGTGGCGATCATCGCCTTCTATCTGCCGATGTTCAAAAGCGCGCGTGGAGCCAACTGGGGCTTGATTGGCGCCTGCGTAATGACCTCCGTCTGGTTTGTGCTCGGCGATCCCTTTGGCATTAACAACATGTATATCGCGCTGATCACCCCAGCGGTGATTATGGTTATCGACCACCTGATCCCGCGTCGCGTAACCGTTAAAGAAACCGAAAACACGCTGCAAAAAAGTGGAGCCTGA
- a CDS encoding aldo/keto reductase gives MKRRTLGHQGLEVSAIGLGCMGMTFAYGKSDEQQAINTLHRAFDLGVDFLDTAEVYGPFDNEELLAKALKGRKEQIKVATKFGFNILPQGEGWERIKGVNSQPANIRKVAETSLKRLNIEAIDLFYQHRPDPVVPVEEVMATLADLVREGKILHVGLSEVSSETLRRAHAIHPVSALQSEYSLWSRDVERDVLATCQQLNIGFVPYSPLGRGFLTGKLAAPSTLDERDYRRTLPRFQPDALAHNEKLVGQLGEMAAGYNSTTAQLALAWVLAKWQHIVPIPGARKIAHLEDNCRAADIVLMAEDVALLDQLFSPENIAGERYSETEFALVER, from the coding sequence ATGAAGCGCAGAACATTAGGTCATCAGGGGTTGGAAGTATCCGCTATCGGTCTGGGCTGCATGGGAATGACCTTTGCCTATGGCAAAAGCGATGAGCAGCAGGCCATCAATACTCTGCATCGCGCTTTTGATTTGGGTGTCGATTTTCTGGATACGGCAGAGGTTTATGGGCCTTTCGATAACGAAGAACTGCTGGCCAAGGCGCTGAAAGGTCGGAAAGAACAAATTAAAGTCGCTACAAAATTTGGCTTTAATATCCTGCCGCAAGGTGAGGGCTGGGAAAGGATTAAAGGCGTTAACAGTCAGCCTGCTAATATCCGTAAAGTCGCAGAAACGTCGCTGAAAAGATTAAATATTGAGGCCATCGATCTCTTTTATCAGCATCGCCCGGATCCTGTCGTGCCTGTAGAAGAAGTCATGGCAACGCTGGCCGATCTGGTGCGGGAAGGAAAAATTCTACACGTAGGGTTATCAGAAGTTTCCAGCGAGACGCTGCGTCGCGCCCATGCTATTCATCCCGTTAGTGCTTTACAGAGCGAATATTCACTGTGGAGTCGGGACGTTGAGCGCGATGTGCTGGCAACCTGCCAGCAACTGAACATTGGTTTTGTGCCATACAGTCCCTTAGGTCGCGGTTTTCTGACCGGAAAACTGGCGGCGCCGTCTACGCTGGATGAGAGGGACTACCGCCGCACGCTACCGCGCTTTCAGCCGGATGCCCTGGCCCATAATGAAAAGTTGGTCGGTCAGCTGGGTGAGATGGCAGCAGGCTACAACAGTACAACAGCGCAGCTCGCTCTGGCCTGGGTGCTGGCAAAATGGCAGCACATTGTTCCCATTCCTGGCGCACGGAAAATCGCTCATCTGGAAGATAACTGCCGGGCGGCAGATATCGTGCTGATGGCGGAGGATGTCGCGTTACTTGACCAACTTTTCAGCCCGGAAAACATCGCCGGAGAGCGTTACAGTGAAACCGAGTTCGCGCTGGTGGAAAGATAA
- a CDS encoding glycoside hydrolase family 28 protein has protein sequence MAVLNVLDFDAVPDATTLSTQAIQRAIDRAAPGDSVLIPAGRFLTGSLFLKSHMTLELAEGAVLLGSQQLVDYRRIETRIAGIDMPWPAAIININQCRNVKVTGAGTVDGQGAVWWHRFWGDDEKSGVLAEYSEQGLRWVVDYECERPRNVVVYQSDEVELSGFTSRESGFWNIHLCYSKHVILQNVKVSNSTGPSTDGIDIDSCQHVRVERCMVSCNDDNICVKSGRGAEAQTLARKASEIIIRDCELHKGSGITLGSETSGGIEKVIIEHNRFFGTGVGFRIKSARNRGGFIRDIIVRHLTLKDVCYPFMMQLNWFPQYSYGQKISDDRPLHWRKLSEGVEGIEGLTRLENITISHITSQLTQPQNFSRAFFIEGAAECPIKNLTFSHLHLQAQEFGKIAGVTHLRFEQVNVDAPAMTLTENDTYER, from the coding sequence ATGGCCGTCTTAAACGTTTTAGATTTTGATGCGGTTCCTGATGCAACAACTTTATCCACCCAGGCCATTCAACGCGCTATCGACCGGGCTGCGCCTGGCGACAGCGTCCTGATCCCGGCGGGCCGTTTCCTCACCGGTTCACTGTTTTTAAAAAGCCATATGACGCTGGAACTGGCCGAAGGCGCAGTGTTGCTGGGCAGCCAGCAATTAGTCGATTACCGCAGAATCGAGACTCGTATCGCCGGAATTGACATGCCCTGGCCTGCGGCAATCATCAATATCAATCAATGTCGGAATGTTAAAGTCACCGGCGCGGGCACTGTCGATGGCCAGGGCGCGGTCTGGTGGCACCGATTCTGGGGCGATGACGAAAAAAGCGGTGTGCTGGCGGAATACAGCGAGCAAGGGCTGCGCTGGGTAGTGGATTACGAATGTGAGCGCCCGCGAAACGTGGTGGTTTATCAGAGCGATGAAGTCGAACTGAGCGGTTTCACTTCGCGCGAATCGGGCTTCTGGAATATTCATCTTTGCTATTCAAAACACGTTATTTTGCAAAACGTAAAAGTCAGCAACTCCACAGGCCCAAGCACCGACGGTATTGATATCGACTCCTGTCAGCATGTACGCGTCGAGCGCTGCATGGTTTCCTGCAACGATGACAATATCTGCGTCAAATCAGGCCGTGGCGCTGAAGCACAGACGCTGGCAAGAAAGGCCAGTGAGATCATCATTCGTGATTGTGAATTGCATAAAGGGTCCGGGATTACGCTGGGCAGCGAAACCTCTGGCGGCATCGAAAAAGTGATTATTGAGCATAATCGTTTCTTCGGTACCGGCGTGGGCTTTCGCATCAAGTCTGCCCGCAATCGCGGCGGCTTTATCCGAGACATTATCGTGCGTCATCTGACGCTGAAAGATGTCTGTTATCCTTTTATGATGCAGCTGAACTGGTTTCCGCAATACAGCTATGGTCAGAAAATCAGCGACGATCGGCCGCTGCACTGGCGTAAACTCAGCGAGGGCGTGGAAGGCATTGAAGGATTAACGCGGTTGGAAAATATCACTATTTCACATATCACCAGCCAGCTTACTCAGCCGCAGAACTTCTCCCGCGCATTTTTTATTGAAGGTGCCGCAGAATGCCCGATCAAGAATCTTACCTTCAGCCATCTTCACTTGCAGGCGCAGGAGTTTGGTAAAATTGCTGGCGTTACCCATCTGCGTTTTGAACAGGTTAATGTGGATGCGCCAGCGATGACGCTGACGGAAAACGATACTTACGAACGTTGA
- the yacL gene encoding protein YacL, giving the protein MEYEFLRDITGGVKVRMSMGHEAVGHWFNEEAADNLALLDEVEAAVAEVKGSERQWQRVGREYTIWLDEEEVIIRANLLSIEGDEMEEGMSYYDEESLCFCGVEDFLAVIAAYRAFLQGR; this is encoded by the coding sequence ATGGAATACGAATTTTTACGGGATATCACCGGCGGCGTGAAGGTGCGCATGTCGATGGGACATGAAGCCGTCGGCCACTGGTTTAATGAAGAAGCGGCAGACAATCTGGCTCTGCTGGATGAGGTTGAAGCCGCCGTCGCTGAAGTTAAAGGCAGCGAGCGTCAGTGGCAGCGCGTAGGGCGTGAATACACGATCTGGCTGGATGAAGAAGAAGTGATTATTCGCGCCAACCTGCTCAGCATCGAAGGCGACGAGATGGAGGAGGGCATGAGTTACTACGACGAAGAAAGCTTGTGCTTCTGCGGCGTGGAGGATTTTCTGGCGGTGATTGCTGCCTACCGTGCTTTCTTGCAGGGAAGATAG
- a CDS encoding exo-alpha-sialidase, with protein MTQQTVERDGLVHPADNDAALQVAMLPSVCPQNHAANLLPLPDGDLLCTWFGGTQEGIADISVWCSRLAKGSQRWSEPLKLSDDSSRSEQNPVLFLDPENVLWLMYTAQKSGNQDTAIVRFRQSGDLGKTWGPIATLLDKPGTFIRQPVVVLPGGNWLLPVFYCVTQPGEKWVGNADTSAVKISSDKGRTWRDVAVPESTGCVHMNITLLKDGSLLALYRSRWADHIYLSRSFDRGESWSVPQPTDLPNNNSSIQVTTLANGDLALVFNAMSAEGASERRLSLYDEIEDEDDVAVATQPVVHRGKTAFWGAPRAPMTLAISKDGGQSWPWQRNLDEGDGYCMTNNSQQKLNREFSYPTIKEGVNGELHIAYTYFRQAIKYVRVSEAWVLAAKEEQ; from the coding sequence ATGACTCAGCAAACCGTGGAACGCGATGGCCTGGTACATCCCGCAGACAATGATGCGGCCCTGCAAGTGGCGATGCTGCCTTCCGTCTGCCCACAAAATCATGCGGCTAATCTGCTGCCGCTGCCGGATGGCGATCTGCTCTGTACCTGGTTTGGCGGCACTCAGGAAGGCATTGCGGATATTTCCGTCTGGTGTTCACGGCTGGCGAAAGGCAGCCAGCGCTGGAGCGAACCGCTGAAGCTTTCCGACGACAGCAGCCGTTCTGAGCAGAACCCGGTGCTGTTTCTCGATCCCGAAAACGTACTGTGGCTAATGTACACCGCGCAGAAGTCAGGCAATCAGGATACCGCTATTGTTCGCTTCCGCCAGTCCGGCGATCTGGGCAAAACCTGGGGGCCCATCGCCACGCTGCTGGATAAGCCCGGCACCTTTATCCGCCAGCCGGTGGTGGTGCTTCCTGGCGGCAACTGGCTGCTGCCGGTGTTTTACTGCGTGACGCAGCCCGGTGAAAAATGGGTCGGCAACGCGGACACCAGCGCGGTAAAAATCTCCTCCGATAAGGGCAGAACCTGGCGGGATGTTGCCGTACCGGAAAGTACCGGTTGCGTGCATATGAACATTACGCTGCTGAAGGATGGCTCCCTGCTGGCGCTGTACCGCAGCCGCTGGGCGGATCATATTTATCTCAGCCGCTCCTTCGATCGGGGCGAGAGCTGGTCGGTTCCGCAGCCAACCGATCTGCCGAATAACAACTCGTCGATCCAGGTGACGACGCTGGCGAATGGCGATCTGGCGCTGGTGTTCAATGCCATGAGCGCCGAAGGCGCCAGTGAACGCCGCCTCTCCTTATACGATGAGATAGAAGATGAGGATGATGTCGCCGTCGCAACGCAGCCCGTTGTGCACCGCGGTAAGACCGCTTTCTGGGGGGCGCCGCGAGCGCCAATGACGCTGGCGATTTCGAAAGATGGTGGCCAGAGCTGGCCGTGGCAGCGCAATCTGGATGAAGGCGACGGCTACTGTATGACCAATAACTCACAGCAGAAGCTGAACCGCGAATTCTCCTATCCGACCATCAAAGAGGGTGTGAACGGCGAGCTGCATATTGCTTACACGTATTTCCGCCAGGCGATCAAATATGTTCGCGTCAGCGAGGCATGGGTGCTGGCAGCAAAGGAGGAGCAATGA
- the acnB gene encoding bifunctional aconitate hydratase 2/2-methylisocitrate dehydratase has translation MLEEYRKHVAERAAQGIVPKPLDASQMAALVELLKNPPAGEEEFLSDLLINRVPPGVDEAAYVKAGFLAAVAKGEATSPLVTPEKAIELLGTMQGGYNIHPLIDALDDEKLAPIAAKALSHTLLMFDSFYDVEEKAKAGNPHAQKILQSWADAEWYLSRPELAEKITVTVFKVTGETNTDDLSPAPDAWSRPDIPLHALAMLKNDREGIEPNEPGNVGPIRQIEALQAKGFPLAYVGDVVGTGSSRKSATNSVLWFMGDDIPYVPNKKGGGVVLGNNIAPIFFNTMEDAGALPIEVDVQNLNMGDVIDIWPYKGEVKNHETGEVLANFSLKTDVLLDEVRAGGRIPLIIGRGLTTKAREALGLPHSDVFRQAKDVATSTRGYSLAQKMVGRACGTEGVRPGAYCEPKMTSVGSQDTTGPMTRDELKDLACLGFSADLVMQSFCHTAAYPKPVDVSTHHTLPDFIMNRGGVSLRPGDGIIHSWLNRMLLPDTVGTGGDSHTRFPIGISFPAGSGLVAFAAATGVMPLDMPESVLVRFKGKMEPGITLRDLVHAIPLYAIKAGLLTVEKKGKKNIFSGRILEIEGLPDLKVEQAFELSDASAERSAAGCTIKLGKDPIIEYLNSNIVLLKWMIAEGYGDRRTLERRIQGMEKWLADPQLLEGDADAEYAAVIEIDLAEIKEPILCAPNDPDDARLLSDVQGEKIDEVFIGSCMTNIGHFRAAGKLLDSHKGQLPTRLWVAPPTKMDAAQLTEEGYYSVFGKSGARIEIPGCSLCMGNQARVQDGATVVSTSTRNFPNRLGTGANVYLASAELAAVSSLLGKLPTPDEYQQFMNQVDKTAVDTYRYLNFDQLAQYTDKADGVIFQTAV, from the coding sequence GTGCTAGAAGAATACCGTAAGCACGTTGCCGAGCGTGCTGCCCAGGGGATCGTTCCTAAACCGTTAGATGCTTCCCAAATGGCCGCGCTGGTTGAACTGCTGAAAAACCCGCCAGCGGGTGAAGAAGAATTCCTGTCTGATCTGTTAATCAATCGAGTTCCGCCGGGCGTAGATGAAGCGGCGTATGTCAAAGCCGGATTCCTGGCTGCCGTCGCGAAAGGCGAGGCGACTTCTCCTCTGGTTACTCCTGAAAAAGCGATTGAGCTGCTGGGCACCATGCAGGGCGGCTACAACATTCATCCGCTGATCGATGCGCTTGATGATGAAAAGCTGGCACCCATTGCGGCGAAAGCGCTGTCCCATACGCTGCTGATGTTCGACAGTTTCTACGATGTAGAAGAAAAAGCGAAAGCCGGTAACCCACACGCACAAAAAATCCTCCAGTCGTGGGCCGATGCTGAATGGTATCTTTCCCGCCCGGAACTGGCTGAAAAAATTACCGTTACCGTCTTTAAAGTCACTGGCGAAACCAACACCGACGACCTTTCTCCTGCGCCTGATGCCTGGTCCCGTCCTGATATCCCGCTGCACGCTCTGGCGATGCTGAAAAACGATCGTGAGGGCATTGAGCCGAATGAGCCAGGTAACGTTGGCCCAATCAGGCAGATTGAAGCGCTACAGGCGAAAGGTTTCCCGCTGGCCTATGTTGGTGATGTGGTCGGTACGGGTTCATCCCGTAAATCCGCAACCAACTCCGTCCTGTGGTTTATGGGCGACGATATTCCTTACGTGCCGAACAAAAAAGGCGGCGGCGTGGTGCTGGGTAACAACATTGCGCCAATCTTCTTCAACACCATGGAAGATGCTGGCGCACTGCCGATTGAAGTGGACGTGCAGAACCTGAATATGGGCGATGTTATCGACATCTGGCCGTACAAAGGCGAAGTGAAAAACCATGAGACTGGCGAAGTGCTGGCGAACTTCTCGCTGAAAACCGACGTGCTGCTTGATGAAGTGCGTGCAGGCGGTCGTATTCCGCTGATTATCGGTCGCGGTCTGACAACCAAAGCCCGTGAAGCTTTAGGTCTGCCACACAGCGACGTGTTCCGTCAGGCAAAAGATGTAGCGACAAGCACGCGTGGCTACTCGTTGGCGCAGAAAATGGTAGGTCGGGCCTGCGGCACCGAAGGTGTTCGTCCGGGCGCCTATTGCGAACCTAAAATGACCTCCGTCGGTTCTCAGGACACCACCGGGCCGATGACCCGTGATGAACTGAAAGATCTGGCGTGTCTGGGCTTCTCTGCCGACCTGGTGATGCAGTCTTTCTGCCATACCGCCGCCTATCCGAAGCCGGTTGACGTCTCCACACACCACACGCTGCCGGACTTCATTATGAACCGAGGCGGCGTCTCGCTGCGTCCGGGCGATGGTATTATCCACAGCTGGCTGAACCGTATGCTGCTGCCGGATACCGTGGGCACCGGCGGCGATTCGCATACCCGTTTCCCAATCGGCATCTCCTTCCCGGCGGGGTCTGGTCTGGTGGCCTTTGCTGCCGCGACGGGCGTAATGCCGCTGGACATGCCGGAATCGGTGCTGGTGCGCTTCAAAGGCAAAATGGAGCCGGGCATTACGCTGCGCGATCTGGTCCATGCTATTCCGCTGTATGCGATCAAAGCGGGCTTGCTGACCGTTGAGAAAAAAGGGAAGAAAAACATCTTCTCTGGCCGCATCCTGGAAATCGAAGGACTGCCGGATCTGAAAGTTGAGCAGGCCTTTGAGCTTTCCGATGCTTCTGCCGAGCGTTCTGCGGCGGGCTGTACCATTAAGCTGGGCAAAGATCCGATTATCGAATACCTCAACTCCAACATCGTTCTGCTGAAATGGATGATTGCTGAGGGCTATGGCGATCGCCGTACGCTGGAGCGTCGTATTCAGGGCATGGAAAAATGGCTGGCGGATCCGCAACTGCTGGAAGGCGATGCGGATGCAGAATATGCAGCGGTCATTGAGATCGATCTGGCGGAAATCAAAGAGCCGATCCTGTGCGCGCCAAACGATCCGGACGACGCTCGTCTGCTGTCGGACGTGCAGGGCGAGAAGATTGATGAAGTCTTTATCGGTTCCTGCATGACCAACATTGGGCACTTCCGCGCCGCCGGTAAGCTGCTGGACAGCCATAAAGGCCAGCTGCCAACCCGTCTATGGGTTGCGCCGCCAACCAAGATGGATGCGGCTCAGCTGACCGAAGAGGGCTACTACAGCGTGTTTGGCAAAAGCGGTGCGCGTATTGAAATCCCAGGCTGCTCATTATGTATGGGTAACCAGGCGCGCGTGCAGGATGGCGCGACGGTGGTTTCAACCTCAACTCGTAACTTCCCGAACCGTTTAGGGACGGGTGCCAACGTGTATCTGGCTTCAGCAGAGCTGGCGGCGGTTTCCTCGCTGCTGGGCAAACTACCGACGCCGGACGAGTATCAGCAGTTTATGAATCAGGTTGATAAGACGGCGGTGGATACCTATCGTTATCTGAACTTCGATCAGCTGGCTCAGTACACCGACAAAGCTGACGGCGTGATCTTCCAGACTGCGGTATAA
- a CDS encoding DNA-binding protein, whose amino-acid sequence MSNATIAKDRAATTGLNEYQLNLLKRINNIALGLMPEFEDKSEAMGAVSLDDKTLFQRLYTTMLEQNTRVPDSELRKNRRRREHLEKFYDQLQEMGGTLKVHDVANIPGISRQGVHARVKKNKLLAFKQNGDFIYPRFQFTDSGLLPGFEEVMGAFDPAIHPMMILNLLKTPIDIWKWRSSLTH is encoded by the coding sequence ATGAGCAATGCAACTATCGCTAAAGATCGGGCTGCTACTACTGGCTTAAACGAATACCAGCTGAATCTTCTCAAACGTATTAATAATATCGCTCTGGGCTTGATGCCTGAGTTTGAAGATAAATCAGAGGCTATGGGTGCTGTCAGCCTGGATGACAAGACTCTGTTTCAGCGCTTGTACACCACGATGCTGGAGCAAAATACACGCGTGCCTGACAGCGAGTTACGCAAGAATCGCCGTCGCCGTGAGCATCTTGAGAAGTTCTACGACCAGCTTCAGGAGATGGGAGGAACGCTCAAGGTACATGACGTTGCAAACATCCCTGGCATCTCTCGCCAGGGCGTTCACGCGCGTGTGAAAAAAAACAAGTTGCTTGCCTTTAAGCAGAACGGCGACTTTATCTATCCACGTTTTCAGTTCACCGATTCTGGACTACTGCCGGGGTTCGAAGAGGTTATGGGTGCTTTCGATCCTGCCATTCATCCGATGATGATTTTGAACCTACTGAAGACTCCGATTGATATATGGAAATGGCGTTCGTCGCTCACCCATTGA
- a CDS encoding SDR family NAD(P)-dependent oxidoreductase produces MNRHALVTGASSGIGAAVTDKLLAEGWRVTGLSRTAVKRDNPHFASRSVDLFDTAALKQTLATLPPVDAIIHAAGMMTAAQLGELDDGVSEQLWHLHIRVAEILANELVAQLPKGGRIVLLGSRTSTGAAGRSQYVSTKSAMKGMVRSWAAELAPRGITANIVAPGATETPMLTKPGRESSPPKLPPIGRYIQPQEVAALVSFLLSPTADAMTGQELVLCGGASL; encoded by the coding sequence ATGAACCGTCATGCCCTGGTCACCGGAGCCAGCTCCGGTATTGGCGCGGCCGTCACCGATAAGCTGCTGGCTGAAGGCTGGCGCGTGACCGGTCTCAGTCGTACAGCGGTTAAGCGCGATAATCCACATTTTGCCTCGCGTTCGGTCGATCTTTTCGATACTGCTGCATTAAAACAGACGCTGGCCACGCTGCCGCCGGTCGATGCCATTATTCATGCAGCAGGCATGATGACGGCCGCGCAGCTGGGCGAGCTGGATGATGGCGTTAGCGAACAGCTTTGGCACCTGCATATCCGGGTCGCGGAGATCCTCGCTAACGAGCTGGTGGCGCAGTTACCAAAAGGAGGACGTATTGTTTTACTGGGCAGCCGCACGTCGACCGGCGCGGCGGGTCGTAGTCAGTATGTCAGCACCAAATCGGCGATGAAAGGTATGGTCAGAAGCTGGGCGGCCGAGCTGGCTCCTCGCGGCATTACGGCCAATATTGTTGCGCCAGGTGCAACGGAAACGCCGATGCTGACTAAGCCTGGACGCGAAAGCTCCCCCCCTAAACTCCCGCCGATTGGGCGCTACATCCAGCCGCAGGAGGTTGCCGCACTGGTCAGTTTTTTACTCTCTCCCACCGCCGATGCCATGACCGGCCAGGAGCTGGTGCTGTGTGGGGGAGCATCGTTGTAA